Proteins encoded together in one Streptomyces umbrinus window:
- a CDS encoding polysaccharide lyase family 7 protein: MHDSSSDVTSFRLEGTSLYITSYNTIHYKLVTSNYQLGTRFQGKFVAHDGKVDVYYNGALKATVDGAFGSGYYKAGAYTQANCNNSSPCDTSNYGQVALYGVTVTHK; encoded by the coding sequence ATACATGACTCGTCGAGCGACGTCACCTCGTTCCGCCTCGAAGGGACCTCGCTGTACATCACCTCGTACAACACCATCCACTACAAGCTGGTGACCTCCAACTACCAGCTCGGTACCCGCTTCCAGGGGAAGTTCGTGGCCCACGACGGGAAGGTGGACGTCTACTACAACGGCGCCCTCAAGGCCACCGTCGACGGCGCGTTCGGCAGCGGCTACTACAAGGCGGGCGCCTACACCCAGGCGAACTGCAACAACTCCTCGCCGTGCGACACCTCGAACTACGGACAGGTCGCCCTGTACGGAGTCACGGTGACGCACAAGTGA
- a CDS encoding TetR/AcrR family transcriptional regulator, with translation MARTREFDTEAAVSRAMELFWTRGYEATSVRDLTGHLGIGQGSLYAAFGDKDGLYRAALEHYRATLAAAALRSLDEGADARSAIRTMLVERVRIAVGHDGRGCLLVNAVCERLPGDPTIRRTVRDVQDASQRALADVLSVAAERGEISTTSDPQALAAFLVTFLNGLLVSSKITPDVRALEPLVEVALAALG, from the coding sequence ATGGCAAGGACCCGGGAGTTCGACACCGAGGCGGCGGTGAGCCGCGCGATGGAGCTGTTCTGGACGCGCGGATACGAGGCGACCTCTGTACGTGATCTGACCGGGCATCTCGGGATCGGTCAGGGGTCCCTGTATGCGGCGTTCGGAGACAAGGACGGCCTGTACCGGGCCGCGCTGGAGCACTACCGCGCCACCCTCGCGGCGGCCGCCCTGCGCAGCCTCGACGAGGGGGCGGACGCCCGGTCGGCGATCCGTACGATGCTGGTCGAGCGTGTCCGGATCGCGGTCGGACACGACGGCCGGGGCTGCCTGCTGGTCAATGCCGTCTGTGAGCGCCTGCCGGGGGACCCGACCATCCGTCGTACCGTGCGTGACGTGCAGGACGCCAGTCAGCGTGCGCTCGCCGACGTGCTGAGTGTGGCGGCGGAACGGGGTGAGATCTCGACGACCAGCGACCCGCAGGCCCTGGCCGCCTTCCTGGTCACCTTCCTCAACGGTCTGCTCGTCTCCTCGAAGATCACACCCGACGTCCGTGCCCTGGAACCCCTCGTGGAGGTCGCGCTGGCCGCCCTCGGCTGA
- a CDS encoding PH domain-containing protein, with protein MHVFLWVIVVGTLSVLVALWGAEVPASFSCPILAAWVALMGWLFYATLHCSTIADIKALHVRGMVKRRRLAWEDIQDIRAEVNPASAMQSGAPNVLVHAYGRDGAKVLLPFVDDLHVNVEREVGLLLDSWVELRGEDWAPDPHAAVLIDRRDARQAALMMGFAAVMMAFIPLTVLMLLPLFVDMPEWLESFLNPFTVMGVGAPLIFALTAIASYRSRRPSG; from the coding sequence ATGCATGTGTTCCTCTGGGTGATCGTCGTGGGCACACTGAGTGTGTTGGTGGCCCTGTGGGGCGCCGAGGTACCCGCCTCGTTCAGTTGTCCCATCCTCGCGGCGTGGGTGGCTCTGATGGGGTGGCTCTTCTATGCCACGTTGCACTGTTCGACCATCGCGGACATCAAGGCACTCCATGTACGCGGCATGGTGAAGCGCCGACGGTTGGCATGGGAGGACATCCAGGACATCAGGGCCGAGGTCAACCCGGCATCGGCCATGCAGAGCGGTGCGCCCAACGTGCTCGTGCACGCCTACGGCCGGGACGGCGCCAAGGTGCTGTTGCCGTTCGTCGACGACCTTCATGTGAACGTGGAGCGCGAAGTCGGGCTGCTGCTCGACTCATGGGTGGAACTGCGCGGCGAGGACTGGGCGCCCGACCCGCATGCCGCGGTCCTCATCGACCGACGCGATGCACGTCAGGCGGCCCTCATGATGGGGTTCGCCGCCGTGATGATGGCGTTCATCCCGCTGACCGTGCTGATGCTGCTGCCCCTCTTCGTCGACATGCCGGAGTGGCTGGAGTCGTTCCTGAACCCCTTCACGGTCATGGGGGTGGGAGCGCCCCTGATCTTCGCGCTGACCGCGATCGCCTCGTACCGCAGCCGTCGGCCCAGCGGCTGA
- a CDS encoding alpha/beta fold hydrolase, with product MIVDHHANPVRTGRATVNGTSLHYRTAGSGPAVVLLHGVPKTGYHWRHLVPKLTAQYTVVVPDLRGLGDSARPADGYDSATMSDDIAELMAHLGHASYSVMGEDWGAVIGYQLAARHRDHVNALVFCEALFPGFGFEDHTALTHENVSSGMHLWHLGFYFQPDVPEMLIAGHERELITYMIKYERSHPDTATPDAVDEYVRCYSMPGGIRAMLAIYRAMLVDAEQNRQASQRKLDIPVLALGGSAFIGDRNEAQMRFMAHDVTGHVFNAGHDLAEEVPDEVADVVLPFLTERL from the coding sequence ATGATCGTCGACCATCACGCAAACCCAGTGCGCACAGGCCGTGCCACCGTCAACGGAACGAGTCTGCACTACCGCACAGCCGGTTCCGGGCCGGCGGTGGTGCTGCTGCACGGCGTGCCCAAGACGGGCTACCACTGGCGGCACCTCGTCCCGAAGCTGACGGCCCAGTACACCGTCGTCGTACCGGACCTCCGTGGCCTTGGTGACTCCGCCCGTCCCGCGGACGGATACGACAGCGCGACGATGAGCGACGACATCGCCGAGCTGATGGCCCACCTCGGACACGCGTCCTACAGCGTGATGGGGGAGGACTGGGGAGCGGTGATCGGCTACCAACTCGCGGCCCGGCACCGCGATCACGTCAACGCCCTTGTGTTCTGCGAGGCGTTGTTCCCCGGATTCGGCTTCGAGGACCACACCGCACTCACCCACGAGAACGTCTCCAGCGGAATGCACCTGTGGCATCTGGGTTTCTACTTCCAGCCGGACGTACCCGAGATGCTGATAGCCGGGCACGAACGCGAACTGATCACCTACATGATCAAGTACGAGCGCAGCCACCCCGACACCGCCACCCCTGACGCGGTCGACGAATACGTGCGGTGTTACTCCATGCCCGGCGGCATCCGCGCGATGCTGGCGATCTACCGCGCGATGCTCGTCGATGCAGAGCAGAACCGGCAGGCATCACAGCGGAAGCTGGACATCCCGGTGCTGGCGCTCGGAGGCTCGGCGTTCATCGGCGACCGGAACGAAGCGCAGATGCGGTTCATGGCCCATGACGTCACCGGTCACGTCTTCAACGCCGGCCATGACCTCGCCGAGGAGGTACCTGACGAGGTGGCCGACGTAGTCCTGCCGTTTCTGACCGAGAGGCTGTAG
- a CDS encoding polysaccharide lyase family 7 protein, translated as MERQSPSPTSHRRALRLLAAPALAVGLLAPLQSASADSSGAAACPAPASAIGLSTGWKLQLPLPTSSGSPQEIKQPALKTYNNAPWFTTTSECKAILLRAAVNGATTSNSGYPRSELREMSADGSATKSWPSASGTHTMVVDQAITHLPKTKPHVMGGADT; from the coding sequence ATGGAACGTCAATCGCCTTCGCCCACTTCTCACCGCCGGGCTCTGCGCCTGCTCGCGGCGCCCGCACTCGCCGTCGGCCTGCTGGCCCCGTTGCAGAGTGCGTCGGCCGATTCTTCGGGTGCCGCAGCCTGTCCCGCACCGGCCTCGGCCATCGGCCTGAGCACCGGCTGGAAGCTTCAGCTGCCCCTCCCCACCAGCTCCGGCTCCCCGCAGGAGATCAAGCAGCCCGCTCTGAAGACCTACAACAACGCCCCCTGGTTCACGACCACTTCGGAATGTAAGGCGATCCTGCTGCGGGCCGCGGTCAACGGCGCCACCACCAGCAACAGCGGATACCCGCGGTCGGAGTTGCGCGAGATGTCCGCCGATGGGTCGGCGACGAAGAGCTGGCCGTCCGCGTCGGGCACCCACACCATGGTCGTCGACCAGGCGATCACCCACCTCCCCAAGACCAAGCCACACGTGATGGGCGGGGCAGATACATGA
- a CDS encoding mandelate racemase/muconate lactonizing enzyme family protein, which translates to MIVDANQAGTQDSALRLARLLAPLDIAALEQPLPANDIEGLRRLRDLSPVPIAVDESLRHPTDLASFVRRGAIGIAVAKVQRCAGLTLALRQCQLAEDCGVALMGSGLTESDIGLAASLHLFAAHDLIAPADLNGRQFLQSPYATGSAIQVRAGVAEVPSGPGLGIGIDEGIVRELAC; encoded by the coding sequence CTGATCGTCGACGCCAACCAGGCCGGCACCCAGGACTCCGCGCTCCGCCTCGCCCGGCTGCTCGCACCGCTCGACATCGCGGCGCTCGAACAGCCCCTGCCCGCCAACGACATCGAGGGACTTCGCCGGCTGCGTGACCTCAGCCCGGTTCCGATCGCCGTGGACGAGAGCCTGCGGCACCCCACCGACCTCGCCTCGTTCGTCCGCAGGGGAGCCATCGGCATCGCCGTGGCCAAGGTGCAGCGCTGCGCCGGGCTCACCCTGGCACTGCGCCAGTGCCAGCTCGCCGAGGACTGCGGTGTGGCGCTGATGGGCTCGGGGCTGACCGAGTCCGACATCGGCCTCGCCGCGTCACTGCACCTGTTCGCCGCCCACGACCTCATCGCCCCCGCCGACCTCAACGGCCGGCAGTTCCTGCAGTCTCCCTACGCCACCGGCTCCGCCATCCAGGTGCGCGCAGGGGTGGCCGAGGTGCCGTCGGGCCCAGGCCTCGGTATCGGCATCGACGAAGGGATCGTACGAGAACTCGCCTGCTGA